A window of the Candidatus Omnitrophota bacterium genome harbors these coding sequences:
- a CDS encoding ATP-binding protein, translated as MRPHPEIHPSDDINEDVILSAIGEGSSEGISRIDSTGRILSWTAGAERILGYNREEAVGKTIDLFVPPEILAETYESIRRQINGEFGVINEETVRIRKSGERVPILLTRLPLTNPQGETVSLLAILKDISEEKKLQKQVETLQRNVAMAKVAAKVAHEIRTPLGVLFLKSDLLLERLCQAFGNWGKGDGSKYREPIQKCVSDIQKQISRLEEIANNYLHLSKTRTMEREQINLHTFIRDITQEFKEHYLEDHIAFECFVAESVPPAMLDSQQFQRVFVNLVRNSVEAIRTSDIKSGWVKLDVQHDDRHIEFTVMDNGPGMPEDIREAAFDPFTTSKSIGTGLGLYLVREIVVNHGGTIAIDASKGEGTTVRIKIPIQPEESK; from the coding sequence ATGAGACCCCATCCCGAAATCCATCCATCCGACGATATAAACGAGGATGTCATACTTTCCGCCATTGGGGAAGGCTCTTCCGAAGGGATCAGCCGCATCGATTCGACGGGAAGAATTTTGTCTTGGACGGCGGGCGCGGAACGCATTTTGGGGTATAACCGTGAAGAAGCCGTAGGAAAAACCATCGACCTGTTCGTGCCGCCGGAGATCCTGGCAGAGACGTACGAATCCATCCGCCGCCAGATTAATGGGGAATTCGGCGTCATCAACGAAGAGACGGTGCGGATTCGCAAATCGGGAGAGAGGGTTCCCATCCTGCTTACCCGGCTTCCTTTGACCAATCCCCAGGGAGAGACGGTATCTCTGCTGGCCATTCTGAAAGACATCTCGGAAGAGAAAAAACTGCAAAAGCAGGTGGAAACCCTGCAACGAAATGTCGCCATGGCGAAAGTGGCCGCCAAAGTTGCGCACGAAATCCGCACGCCGCTGGGCGTACTTTTTCTCAAATCGGATCTGCTATTGGAACGGTTATGCCAAGCCTTTGGCAATTGGGGCAAGGGCGACGGTTCGAAATACCGCGAACCGATTCAAAAATGCGTCTCGGACATCCAAAAACAAATCTCGCGGCTGGAGGAGATCGCCAACAACTACCTCCATCTTTCCAAAACGCGGACGATGGAGCGGGAGCAGATCAACCTGCATACGTTTATCCGGGACATCACGCAGGAATTCAAGGAGCATTATCTGGAAGATCACATCGCCTTCGAATGCTTCGTGGCGGAATCCGTTCCTCCCGCGATGCTCGATTCGCAGCAATTTCAGCGGGTATTCGTCAATCTGGTGCGCAATTCGGTAGAAGCGATCCGGACGTCCGACATCAAAAGCGGCTGGGTGAAGTTGGATGTGCAGCATGACGACCGCCATATCGAATTCACCGTCATGGACAATGGGCCAGGGATGCCGGAAGATATCCGGGAAGCGGCCTTCGATCCCTTCACTACCTCCAAAAGCATCGGGACGGGACTTGGTCTTTACCTGGTGAGGGAGATCGTGGTCAACCACGGAGGAACCATCGCCATCGATGCCTCCAAGGGGGAAGGCACGACGGTGAGAATCAAAATCCCCATACAGCCCGAGGAGAGCAAGTAG
- a CDS encoding OmpA family protein has product MMRTFLFFAVFLAAGFGLAGMETRGQNAAAARLGADLAETTHPDIFRAKLKKKVKKTAEAITQKKEEKAKNLPMRTPMLSLWKALPIKSVYFDYNMWNLKPVAQQGISVNIDFLKSNPECYILIEGHCDERGTPEYNIALGDQRANAVKTFMVEGGVAEERITTKSWGEELPVDLGHSEDAWGRNRRAEMYFSKL; this is encoded by the coding sequence ATGATGCGTACTTTTCTTTTTTTCGCCGTCTTCCTCGCCGCCGGTTTCGGATTGGCGGGTATGGAGACGCGGGGACAAAACGCAGCCGCCGCCCGTCTTGGCGCCGATTTGGCGGAAACAACCCATCCGGATATTTTTAGAGCGAAATTAAAAAAGAAAGTAAAAAAGACCGCCGAGGCTATTACGCAAAAAAAGGAAGAAAAAGCCAAAAATCTTCCCATGCGAACGCCGATGTTGTCTCTATGGAAAGCGCTGCCCATCAAATCCGTATATTTCGATTACAATATGTGGAATTTGAAGCCGGTAGCTCAACAGGGAATTTCGGTGAATATCGACTTCTTGAAGAGCAATCCGGAATGCTACATTCTCATCGAAGGGCACTGCGACGAACGAGGGACGCCGGAATACAATATCGCTTTGGGCGATCAGCGAGCAAACGCCGTAAAGACATTCATGGTGGAAGGAGGCGTTGCCGAAGAGCGTATTACGACGAAATCATGGGGCGAAGAATTACCCGTGGATTTAGGCCATAGCGAAGACGCCTGGGGCCGGAACCGGCGGGCGGAAATGTATTTTTCCAAATTATAA
- a CDS encoding sirohydrochlorin chelatase, which yields MRNGEKETMNAALLVAHGTSNPAGREEFVHLAELFQRQEPKRIVEYGFLEKTQPDILSAIGRCAEQGAQNIAAIPCFLGAGKHAALDIPGELNKSRTLYPGLEFRCGEPIPLHPKIIELCRLRIEEAERKAGEEARSETLLLVLGGGSLRKEGNADVFALTRILMESMDFGGAETGFLASVSPSMAQILEHAPRLGLRRILVFPYLLFHGVLFNRARTIIRCFAEKTGTKTILSEPLNAHPLLCEALRQIHREILSIPD from the coding sequence ATGAGAAATGGTGAAAAAGAGACCATGAACGCTGCGCTTCTAGTTGCGCATGGAACCTCCAACCCGGCGGGGCGAGAGGAATTCGTCCATCTTGCGGAATTATTCCAGCGCCAGGAACCTAAGCGGATTGTGGAATACGGTTTTCTGGAAAAAACGCAGCCTGACATTCTTTCCGCCATTGGCCGTTGCGCCGAACAAGGCGCCCAAAACATCGCCGCCATCCCCTGTTTTCTCGGCGCGGGAAAACATGCGGCGTTGGATATTCCCGGCGAATTGAATAAATCGCGAACGCTTTATCCCGGCCTCGAATTTCGCTGTGGAGAGCCGATTCCACTTCATCCCAAGATTATCGAATTATGCCGATTGCGGATCGAAGAAGCGGAGAGAAAAGCCGGAGAGGAAGCGCGAAGCGAAACGCTTTTACTGGTTCTCGGCGGGGGCAGCCTGCGGAAAGAAGGAAATGCGGATGTTTTCGCTTTGACGCGGATTCTTATGGAGTCGATGGATTTCGGCGGGGCGGAAACCGGTTTTCTTGCCAGCGTCTCGCCTTCGATGGCGCAAATTCTCGAACATGCGCCGCGGCTGGGATTGCGGCGGATTCTCGTGTTTCCCTACTTGTTGTTTCATGGAGTTTTATTCAACCGAGCAAGGACGATTATACGGTGTTTCGCCGAAAAGACCGGAACCAAAACGATTCTTTCGGAACCGTTGAATGCCCATCCTCTACTATGCGAGGCTTTGCGCCAAATCCATCGGGAAATTTTATCTATTCCGGATTAA
- the eno gene encoding phosphopyruvate hydratase, with protein sequence MSAIKKIHAREILDSRGNPTVEVDIVLECGIVGRAAVPSGASTGEHEAIELRDGDKKRYLGKGVSKAVANVNDAIAPALAGYNALDQLGVDRLMLQLDGTPNKSKLGANAILGVSLAAARAAANMKGLPLYRYLGGASTFMLPVPMMNILNGGQHADNNLDIQECMIIPHGAPSFKEALRMGSEVFHTLKKVLSEEGKNTAVGDEGGFAPEVASNEEGLSVIIKAIEKAGYKPGEQISLALDAAASSFYDKETKNYVLSAEANPNKTAADMVAFYEALCAKYPIVSLEDGLDENDWDGWALLTEKLGKKIQLVGDDIFVTNKQLLCKGIENGIANSILIKLNQIGSLSETLEVIDIAKRNKYTNVISHRSGETEDSTIADLAVATNAGQIKTGSLCRTDRVCKYNQLLRIEEELGDSAVYIGKKIFG encoded by the coding sequence TTGAGCGCTATCAAAAAAATTCACGCCCGTGAAATTTTGGATTCCCGCGGAAATCCTACCGTCGAAGTCGACATCGTTCTGGAATGTGGAATCGTTGGCCGCGCCGCCGTTCCCTCCGGCGCATCGACCGGCGAACATGAAGCGATCGAATTGCGGGATGGCGACAAAAAGCGTTATCTGGGAAAAGGCGTCTCCAAAGCCGTCGCCAACGTCAATGATGCCATCGCTCCTGCTCTGGCGGGTTATAACGCCCTCGATCAATTGGGCGTTGACCGCTTGATGCTGCAATTGGATGGTACGCCCAATAAATCCAAACTGGGCGCCAACGCCATCCTCGGCGTCTCTCTCGCCGCCGCCCGCGCCGCCGCCAATATGAAGGGATTGCCTCTCTACCGTTACCTGGGCGGCGCTTCCACCTTCATGCTTCCCGTTCCCATGATGAACATCCTCAACGGCGGCCAACACGCCGATAACAACCTCGATATCCAGGAATGCATGATCATTCCCCACGGCGCGCCCTCCTTCAAGGAAGCATTGCGGATGGGATCCGAAGTTTTCCATACCCTGAAAAAAGTCCTTTCTGAAGAAGGCAAAAATACCGCCGTCGGCGACGAAGGCGGATTCGCCCCCGAAGTCGCTTCCAACGAAGAAGGCCTTTCCGTCATAATAAAAGCGATCGAAAAAGCGGGCTATAAGCCCGGCGAGCAAATTTCCCTGGCGCTGGACGCCGCCGCTTCTTCCTTTTATGACAAAGAAACCAAGAATTATGTTCTCAGCGCCGAAGCCAATCCCAATAAAACGGCGGCGGATATGGTCGCTTTCTACGAAGCGTTATGCGCTAAGTATCCCATCGTTTCCCTGGAAGACGGCCTGGATGAGAACGATTGGGACGGCTGGGCGTTGCTTACGGAAAAATTAGGCAAGAAAATCCAACTTGTCGGCGACGATATCTTCGTTACGAATAAACAGTTGCTCTGCAAAGGCATCGAAAATGGCATCGCCAATTCCATTCTCATCAAGTTGAACCAGATCGGTTCGCTCAGCGAGACGTTGGAAGTCATCGACATCGCCAAACGCAACAAATATACGAACGTTATTTCTCACCGCAGCGGCGAAACGGAAGACTCCACCATCGCCGACCTGGCGGTGGCGACGAACGCGGGACAGATTAAAACCGGTTCGCTTTGCCGCACCGACCGCGTCTGCAAATACAATCAATTGCTGCGCATCGAAGAAGAATTGGGCGATTCCGCCGTTTATATCGGCAAGAAAATTTTTGGATGA
- a CDS encoding HU family DNA-binding protein — translation MTKKEIIEIVSQRTKLKKNYTKAIVECVFDVFIETLAEEGRIEVRNFGVFKVKRTPARVGRNPVTKESADVPARNIVQFKAGKQMKELVSS, via the coding sequence GTGACGAAAAAAGAAATTATCGAAATCGTTTCCCAACGTACGAAACTCAAAAAGAATTATACCAAAGCCATCGTGGAATGCGTCTTCGACGTCTTCATCGAAACTTTGGCGGAAGAAGGCAGAATAGAAGTTCGCAATTTTGGCGTTTTCAAAGTGAAGCGGACTCCTGCCCGCGTTGGGCGCAACCCCGTAACCAAAGAATCCGCCGATGTTCCTGCGCGGAATATTGTTCAGTTCAAAGCCGGGAAACAAATGAAAGAACTTGTCTCTTCGTGA
- a CDS encoding Asp23/Gls24 family envelope stress response protein: MMTDAENNESVPREFGDIGVSNEVFETIAVTCARRINGVAGMESADGLVDSLSKVWGRSDAPKGVKVATGDDDVSIDMTVILKEGYAIPQVAGAIQREVKSIVEDMTGHAVKAVNILVADLQPEAVEAQIVAPDEEEK, from the coding sequence ATGATGACTGACGCGGAAAATAACGAATCCGTCCCTCGCGAGTTTGGAGATATCGGCGTCTCCAACGAGGTGTTCGAAACCATCGCCGTAACCTGCGCGCGCAGAATCAACGGCGTGGCGGGGATGGAATCCGCCGATGGCTTGGTGGACAGCCTTTCTAAAGTTTGGGGACGCAGCGACGCTCCCAAAGGAGTGAAAGTCGCAACCGGCGACGATGACGTGTCTATCGATATGACGGTCATTCTCAAAGAAGGCTACGCCATACCCCAAGTCGCCGGCGCTATCCAACGGGAAGTCAAAAGCATCGTCGAAGACATGACGGGCCACGCGGTCAAAGCCGTGAATATCCTCGTGGCCGACCTGCAGCCGGAGGCGGTCGAAGCGCAGATCGTAGCCCCCGACGAGGAAGAAAAATAA